A stretch of DNA from Plasmodium vinckei vinckei genome assembly, chromosome: PVVCY_07:
TGACAATTTATCCAATAGTTACAGCCTGTGACATTTACCATCATTTTGTCGTAAAGAAATATACACACAATGAAAATGTAAGTCtttatttccatatttatGAGCTTATAATTACATGTTTATTTCCCATCCCTTCATTTGTGTCAATTTGGGGTACCtcctatattttttcctttttttcgatttttaaaagaatttCGATGATTTAAAGAGTATTAGCTCGTCATGTGCTAGCGAATTTCCCACAACCCTCCAAAACAGTTTAGATATGATTGTGAAAAATAGCCGTACACTTTTTGCtaatggaaaaataacaattttgACACATAGTAGCTCTGAATGTGTAAAAGCTTTACTATTAAATGCaatcaaaattaaaaaaataaaaatatgtgttTATTTTAGTTGCCCAGAAAATtgtaacaataataattattcagAAAAGGATAcaaattttgataataaatttataaatgatttaaaaaatgaaaatattgatgttataaaaattaatatgcaagagatacaaaatatatttgaaacaATCGATTTTGTCATAGTAGGAACAGAATTAGTTATAGACAATGGTGGTATTATAGCCAAAAGGggaattaaattaatatccGAATTATgttcattaaataaaaaagaattatttgtattatgtgaagcttataaatttttaaaaattaaaacaattaaaaattatgatgaagatttttataattattgtacaaaaaatataacaaataaaaacaactttttatatgaatttgTTCCTCATAATTTCATAACACTTTTTTATACAGATATAGGAATTTTCCCTCCATCCACAATATCTTTTGaactaaataaattatacataaatgACACCACCTGATCAACCATAACtcatgaaatatttttgtaaattatttaaagtGATAAAACTTTCTCATCACTTGCACCCCaccatatgtatatatgtttcTGTGTGCAAAGAAAGATGGACACACAACCCATTTATGCTCCATTACTTTGTTTGTTCACTACAacttttgtatataaataatttttacatgCACAAGCAtgctttaaaatttatttttaatttcatttttccaTTTGCTTCCCtccttttaaatatatttttcacacaatttgtttttttttcttcaaacaaccatatacacatataataCTATGACTAATATATGTGCATACATAATacatgtttattattttgtttatttattctatGGAAAGCCTGACATATATTAGGACATTATCATCTTTTTTAATGAGATATCCTATTTCTGGGTGTTACATCATTGaaaatacttttttattgtgTATTTCCttcatttacatttttttaacattttctttgttattaaaaactaattttattaaaatttttatattttttccgaatatttttaataagtcTTATAAAACATGTGTAGAAAGCTAACAGTCCCtcaaatgcatatatatcactacctatatatttactataAGCATCCATACTTATGTGAaatattctatatatttactttatttacatttttattaatttatattcattatttttaaataattgaCATTAAcctaaaaaatgtatatttctttttttcctaattaaacatattttttatatacatttttaattagtTCCAACCATATACCTAtactgttttttttttttttttttttttttttttaatttggcTGTTTTAcatgtacatattttagctatttttccttaaaaaatatgctaataatttagtatataaataattaaattgaAAAGAAGGAATTCGAAAGAATacaacatatttataaaaattcttTTGTAAACattgtttattttcctaaaatatatggatacatataatgtatcaatttttcaaactatgcaaaaataaagaaataaaattcgATAGAGCATGTAGCATAGTATAATATTGATTGGAATATAGTGAAATAAGTTGAATATGATTTCAATATGAGAGTTCAAAGGAATAGGAACATATACAAGTGTGCGTCCATCGGCTTTTTTAGTTCATAGCATCCTCTCtatgtttcattttttaggGATGTGTGTaggaatatttattataattaattagcACATATATTGAAGGAGAGCATATTATTGCCGATATAGCCAATATGCACACACAATAccacataataaaaacaaaaaaaatatatatatatcctaagttttatatttttaatgccCACCCTTTACTCTTTCATAACATGATCTCACACTTTATCAAAAGGGACACTACATAATGAACAAAGCTGCGAGCAAATTGTCAAACaacttatttattaacatatgcttaaagagaaaaaaacatgatctcacaaaaaattgtattattattaataacaatgtatataacaccaatttaaaaaatggaaaatatagCACACCAATTAATTCTCTAACATTTCGAGGATTTGGAAATTCGGCAAATAACTTCGGATTAGGAAATCAAATGAATGGAAATGACGATCCACAAAAGAAAACCGAACAAATGTTCagtttatttgaaaataataaaatacaagAAGAATTAATAAAGAAGTCCagcatattaaatttaaatgaaataaaaacaaatggggaatatgaaaatgtaCAACCATATActgattttatttttgataagTGTAAAgctaatataaataatgatttaGATCCATATGAAAACTCATGgtattttaatattgtatatgaattattaaattcaacaaaaattttattagatTGTTCATGGTTAGTATCAATAATAGCAACTACCACATTTTTAcgattaattattttaccTTTAACAATATCAGCTGAAAGAGATCgaagaaaacaaaaaattttaaatccTGTAATTAAAGAATtcacaaataaattaaaaacacATGCTCAATCaggaaatattaaaaaagcattagaatataaaaccaaaatattaaatatacgAAATACACATGGTATATCTTTAATACCTAAATCTATCATATTAATGATTTTTATGCAAACACCattattctttattttctatttttcaatgaaaaaaatagcttCTTATCCTgaaatttttaaagaattTACTTTTGAATCTCCATTATGGCTAGACAGTTTATCATTGCCAGACCCTTATTGTATCTTACCCATTTTATCATCTCTTCTACTTTTATCAAATCATGAATTAACAGCATTGATTGATAAACATATAGCCAATAACAatccaaataaatatgatgatGAATCagaatttcaaaaaaatattaaaaaaatatcaaaaatagCTATGAGAGgattttatatatcttcagcattattttttaaatctatGCCATCtggattatttatttattttattactaatacattttttcaattatttgTAACACAAGtttgtaaaattaaaatagtaGAAAATTTCCTAGACCTACCTCCATTACATTCAAAAGGTTTATCCAATGATGACAATAATGAAAGTCACAAGCctccaaaaaatatacacatgAACGatcttattaaaaaaaaaaaaacctaAAAGAAATTCAACCCCTTTTACCTGCACACACCCAAACATATGTGTATACctgattatttataaactaATTTATGTAGTTACTAAACTGATATTTCTCAAGCAATAGACAtatcattttataattcaaaCGGGAATAAGGCAATTATATTATCTCCTTCGTAAGACACAcaattatatgcatttcaaaaaaattcatacaTTTTGAAGCTACTAAGTTTATTagttttcttttataattcgtttagcttttttttaattttaatatatttttttttcttttgttttaatattcttcttttttatattaaaattgttagaAATAACttcaatttatttattatttttttttaaaaaaaatactacaCATTACTCTTAGTCAATCCAAAAGCCACATACGATATATgagcatatataaattatattatgtcCATAcgcattttaatataaatattatggacaatgaaataaatcataAGTCGAATAAAGTCTGTTCatacgtttttttttttactaactttattatcataaagATTGTACTATAACTTTAAAAGGtgaatatatacacacacgcatatatatacattcataaaatttaaggttactaatattatttatgtttccTCGAATAAATGTTATATCCAAAGAGAGTAGTAAACACAcccttatttatttttttaaagaatataaacacacgccattttttattccataaaaaaaatataaaataaataatgaataaattatgcataataaaaaagtgtaTCATCTTTTTAATTATCCAGTTTtgtgtattatatttttataatttttaatttccattttccttttaatttttaaagaaatatgtataaaaaattatttaaactgtaaaaaaaaattcatacaacttttttgttgtttgcttttatttgtttgagtatttaattttttttattttgatttattcccttcattaattttgtatttttattttaaaacaacaTTAAAGGCTAATCAAAATACATTCAacaaaatttgtatttttttgtgaatatacatatattggcactttatttttaattgaaaACCCATTCatcacaaaaatatatttgtttgatatctttgtaatattttatttacactccttttattttttattttcatagaCAAATGTCCATCgaaaattgtataaaacaattgatgtaacatattttatttcaaaactgttatattataaacaaGATAAAGtaagaaaagaaaagaaaagcAAAGCAAATCATAATAGCTACctagaaatataaatatatgcatgtacAAAGCacataaaacatatttttaaaaaactaAGACTGACACATTTTTACGTTCACACACACTAATAATGTCCCAATAAACTAAAAggaatacaaaaaaaaaataaatcataaaaaataatataaaaatattagcaCACAAAACTGAAAAGTGTGTAAAAACATGACGGGTGAAACCACAAATGGTAAAGACAgaataaatacatttttagaaacaaatgaaaaCCAACCTTTAGAAAgtgaaaaaacaaataccCCTTTGGAAGAAAATACCAAAGAAATGTCAgataatattcatattaaaagctatgatgatataaataatgataatgcACCAAACATTATTTCTAAACAAAGCTTCCATGAAAGTGATGATCAAGTTGGGACCATagaagataaaataataaaaaactaCTTAAGCAAACAAGCTAATAGTTTTGGAATAAATATCttcgaaaaaaatgacacCTCTAATGTAGTAGATACTAGTAGTAGTGACACAGATAGTACACCATTAttagatatatttaaaaaagaggaattacaaaaaaaaagaaaattatcaaaatctattttgaaaaaaaggGAAGACATAAAATCTGTAAAGCGAATTTGTGACAGTGAAACATcagaaaatgatgaagcaaaaaataaaaacaaaaataataaatatctCATCGATTTAAATCCTAGTAAAACCAAAGAGTTTGATAATAgtaattgtaaaaaagaCCCCGATGAAAATTGCATAAGCAGTGATGATGAGCTTTTAATTAGTttaataaaagaagaaCAGCATAAAAATGCTAAATCTTccaaaaacaaatttaataataataaaaaagaaggtGCGGATACCTCATCTTGTGATGCATCTGATTATGATTCGGATGAAGTCCTAATAgttaaaagtaaaaaaaaagacaacaataaaattgttcataataatctaggcaataaaaaaagtgtagttagtataaaaaatgccaAACTTATACCATTAAAGCATAACAATAGTGCAAAAAATAAGGCAATAAATAAAGCAAAAATTAAggcaaaaaataaagaaaaaaatataggaaaaaataataaaactacGATAAAAGACATAGGCAAAATTAGAAAGCTTGGCAAgaaacaaacaaataaaaatgttgaaaaaaaaaaaaaaaaaatacaaaaaaaaaaagtaaaaattatgaaaatgatgacaTAGAAACTGATTCTATTATTATAGGTTCATTCGATCCAAGAAATCGATCTACTAAAGAAAAGCTTGTAGCACAATTGCTAACAAGATGGTGGTATGTATTACCTGACTGGCCCATACCATATTATGATTACACCAACGAATTAGAAaccaaaaaattaaaattagttTCCTTAGAAGAGTTTGAAGATCATGAAgatatagataaaaatggatttaaaaaagtttatGAAATATCAGCATTTCCTGGTGTTTTTAGAGACTCTTTAGGAACTGCCTATGATTTAAGAGATAAAGAAACATGCCCatgttataataattttataaaaaaatcggATTTAGAATTATTACAATTAATATGTACAGCTATCAAAAATCAAATGGactgtttaaaaaattcagtATACAAcgaaacatataaaaaaaatattctcgaaaaagaattaaatgaaGTAGAATCCAAACTTAGAAAAGTTATGGATAAAAATGCCAAAATTGTAGAATAATTGTAGGTATGaagaaaacaaattaaatataaaaattatcatataaatacaaaaaaaaaaaaaaaaaaaaacgtaCATTGtgtcaaataaaataaatattgtaCGTGCGTATATTCAGAATTATgacctttttttattatgttttcaTACGCTTTACAATTGTTCCGAATTTGTGTTCTGATGAAAGTATCACTGAGTATGGATAAAAACAAGCCATTCcatatttatgcatatatatacatatatatatattatcagtTTTCCTTCATACAATcacaaaatttattaacttATCAGGaacatttataatattaacgattttttttcctttttttatttctttatctaTAGAAtcttttatcatatttgtCGATTGTTCTATTATGTTTTGTTTTGAGCTttcactattatttttaatatatgtaatatgcTTATTGTTTATTCGTATAGAAATGTTTGCagatttttcattatttttgatttGAAATAAGGAAGGCCATTTTGCATAAAATAACAAAGAGCGTGAATTGCAAAAATAGCATATTTGTTTTGctactttttctttttttttcacgttttttattttattcccTTTTTCTCttcctttatatttttttaaataataataccaAAACTCTTCACTTATATGTGGACAAAATGGatataacaattttataaaaattaaaaatatttttaatggtATATAATCCcatgtttttatttcattataaaatttcataaaaaatgaaacagCTGTATTTAATCGACTTTTTTCTATACAGCTTGTTATTTGtgtaatataataatttgtaattatttttttttccttttcaatttcatctatttttttttttttaataatatcagataatatcatattattatcccctttttttctcactatttttatcatttttttaatccctttttttgttccatttactttctttttcataaagtctaaaattaatttcttGTCTTTTTCTATTTCTACACAATTTTcacaaattaaattatgacACTCCTTACtttctttttctaaatAATCAGATTcttctttctttttaataaatagattatataatttacttaaaaatttatatgttcCCTTAATTCCTTTGATCgaccattttttattttgatctATTGGGcctagaaataaaatatgtaaccTCAAACAATCAGccccatatttttttactatatcATCTggatttattatatttcctCTTGACTTTgacattttttcatatattggTTGTACTTGTATTGagtttaaattttttaaataatatttattttccttttcagtaacatatttttcatcaattaaatatttcctTACTATATTTCCTTCCGTCTTATAACTTTTTCCACTTATTAATTCTTTCACTATTTCGTCTTGCTTCTTTACATTTTCACTTGTGCTATTATCAACTTTATCCGTTTTGCTTTCCCCCTTTAATAACTTTGCAACATTCTCGAAACTTATCAACCGGTTTTCTAAATCGGTgtacaaataaaatgatcccgcatttaataataaccCTTGgttaaacaattttttaaatggcTCTTTATGATTTACTAATTTAAggtcatataaaaatttatgaaaaaatctGGCATATAGCAAATGAAGTACTGCATGTTCACTTCCCCCTACATATAAATCTACAGGTAACCaagaatttattttttttttattaaaaatttttttttcattttttggaTCAATATATCGTAAATAATACCAACTAGATCCTGCCCATTGTGGCATTATATCACATTctcttttatataaaacatcatctttttcattttttaaatatatccaATCTTTAAATTTAGAAAGAACTGAATGCccattatcattttcacaATCTGTTATATCACCCCCCTTTTTTACATCATATATGCTCTTATCAAACTTAGGAAGACAAACAGGGattttatctatatatacatcATTTGAGGGGTTATTCcttacttttttaatttgaactttattattttctttttcttcatccttataaaaatattctcGTCCGTTTGTTTCATCagttttgtatataaatggAAAGGGCTCACCCCAATATCTCTGTCTTGAAAATAACCAATCCTTCAAattgtacatatatttctttttactAAATTTTGAATTAGCTATAAGATCATATATTAGctcgttttttttatttctttccattttatctgtcttttctttttccataaaaaaaagtgtatttttatgattttctaaaatccaagaacatatatatataggtatatacttattaataattgggttataaaaaacagatcctgaaaaataaattttatcatcTTTTAATCTCGTCATATCATCttgtaaaattttttcattaattatattttctaaaaatttattgccgttaataattttattaatatcagGATGATCGAtacttataattattttatcattctCTAATATcctatcatttttttctaaaaatatttttacataattatcATTTGGTTCTTCTACATTCGATTTGTCAGTTTCTTTTCTAAGTACCAAAAGATTATTATCTTGGTTTAATAAAAGATTGGGTATATCCATTTCTTCACTATTTTCACCAGAACTAGTAACCCCTATTTTATTGCATAATTCTACAACAGCTCCCTTTAAACTAGTAGGGATATTTTCATtgtcaaataaaaaaaagtcatatatttttttatgtccTAGCATAGAAGTATAAACACGATTCAGCAATAAAAGggaataattattatacacactgttgtaaaatatatgaggtatttttaatttttttataaaattagaataataatttatcatatatttactatccataatttttccttttataataattcctGATCTTATACCAATCCAAttattttgcatatttttaattttgtctggccaattaattaattttaaatcttTAACTAATCTCTTTGcatattttgtaatttttaaataccattgtaataattttattttttttatttttaaattttttaaattaatttcattTCTTAGCTCATCATTCGATATAACACAATTAAGCTCATCAGACCAATTAACATAtgacttttttttataagctaaattatttaaaaacatttgtataattatcCATTGTGtccatttaaaatattttttctcacaagtatttatttcattttcccaattaaataaaaaccctaatttaattaattgatttttaaaatttgaaatatttttttttattatttgtctAGGATCAACTTTTAATTTCATAGATAGTCTATCACATGGCAATCCAAAACTATCCCATCCTATAGGATGAAAAACACAATACTTATTcattcttttaaatttactTATAACATCCGTTATagtaaaacataaaatatgccCAACATGTAATCCTGAAGATGATGGGTATGGAAACATATCAAGTATGTAATACTTCTCTTTCATATCACACCTAACATTATTTccaacttttttttcaatactGTCTGTACTTTCTTCTATTCCATTTCTATACCCATCCACCCCAATCTCAGTACCATTATCCTCaccattttttgtttcgGTTATATcacttctttttttctctcccttattttcattttccatATACTTATTAAACCTTTTGAAATCTTTATCCAATAACTTTTTGCAATTCCATATTATttgccattttttttctattaatttaaaatcgtatagatttttttttacacaattaattttaatactCCGATTTTTGTCACTTCCAtagtcatattttttacgcCTCTTCGTATAATTACCtggttttaaaaataa
This window harbors:
- a CDS encoding translation initiation factor eIF-2B subunit alpha, putative, which gives rise to MNGYDNSKNDDSPEEHEVVTSFKKYYFEDKDPMHVAALKSLENSLKSSNTKTNFEYFMKLNEAKSQLNNYIKNENVKKQIILAPHSKRMTIYPIVTACDIYHHFVVKKYTHNENNFDDLKSISSSCASEFPTTLQNSLDMIVKNSRTLFANGKITILTHSSSECVKALLLNAIKIKKIKICVYFSCPENCNNNNYSEKDTNFDNKFINDLKNENIDVIKINMQEIQNIFETIDFVIVGTELVIDNGGIIAKRGIKLISELCSLNKKELFVLCEAYKFLKIKTIKNYDEDFYNYCTKNITNKNNFLYEFVPHNFITLFYTDIGIFPPSTISFELNKLYINDTT
- a CDS encoding mitochondrial inner membrane protein OXA1, putative, yielding MNKAASKLSNNLFINICLKRKKHDLTKNCIIINNNVYNTNLKNGKYSTPINSLTFRGFGNSANNFGLGNQMNGNDDPQKKTEQMFSLFENNKIQEELIKKSSILNLNEIKTNGEYENVQPYTDFIFDKCKANINNDLDPYENSWYFNIVYELLNSTKILLDCSWLVSIIATTTFLRLIILPLTISAERDRRKQKILNPVIKEFTNKLKTHAQSGNIKKALEYKTKILNIRNTHGISLIPKSIILMIFMQTPLFFIFYFSMKKIASYPEIFKEFTFESPLWLDSLSLPDPYCILPILSSLLLLSNHELTALIDKHIANNNPNKYDDESEFQKNIKKISKIAMRGFYISSALFFKSMPSGLFIYFITNTFFQLFVTQVCKIKIVENFLDLPPLHSKGLSNDDNNESHKPPKNIHMNDLIKKKKT
- a CDS encoding leucine--tRNA ligase, putative, with amino-acid sequence MIIIICLIIVVGIADLISFNALKVIDAFGVIKNYENKNLFLKPGNYTKRRKKYDYGSDKNRSIKINCVKKNLYDFKLIEKKWQIIWNCKKLLDKDFKRFNKYMENENKGEKKRSDITETKNGEDNGTEIGVDGYRNGIEESTDSIEKKVGNNVRCDMKEKYYILDMFPYPSSSGLHVGHILCFTITDVISKFKRMNKYCVFHPIGWDSFGLPCDRLSMKLKVDPRQIIKKNISNFKNQLIKLGFLFNWENEINTCEKKYFKWTQWIIIQMFLNNLAYKKKSYVNWSDELNCVISNDELRNEINLKNLKIKKIKLLQWYLKITKYAKRLVKDLKLINWPDKIKNMQNNWIGIRSGIIIKGKIMDSKYMINYYSNFIKKLKIPHIFYNSVYNNYSLLLLNRVYTSMLGHKKIYDFFLFDNENIPTSLKGAVVELCNKIGVTSSGENSEEMDIPNLLLNQDNNLLVLRKETDKSNVEEPNDNYVKIFLEKNDRILENDKIIISIDHPDINKIINGNKFLENIINEKILQDDMTRLKDDKIYFSGSVFYNPIINKYIPIYICSWILENHKNTLFFMEKEKTDKMERNKKNELIYDLIANSKFSKKKYMYNLKDWLFSRQRYWGEPFPFIYKTDETNGREYFYKDEEKENNKVQIKKVRNNPSNDVYIDKIPVCLPKFDKSIYDVKKGGDITDCENDNGHSVLSKFKDWIYLKNEKDDVLYKRECDIMPQWAGSSWYYLRYIDPKNEKKIFNKKKINSWLPVDLYVGGSEHAVLHLLYARFFHKFLYDLKLVNHKEPFKKLFNQGLLLNAGSFYLYTDLENRLISFENVAKLLKGESKTDKVDNSTSENVKKQDEIVKELISGKSYKTEGNIVRKYLIDEKYVTEKENKYYLKNLNSIQVQPIYEKMSKSRGNIINPDDIVKKYGADCLRLHILFLGPIDQNKKWSIKGIKGTYKFLSKLYNLFIKKKEESDYLEKESKECHNLICENCVEIEKDKKLILDFMKKKVNGTKKGIKKMIKIVRKKGDNNMILSDIIKKKKIDEIEKEKKIITNYYITQITSCIEKSRLNTAVSFFMKFYNEIKTWDYIPLKIFLIFIKLLYPFCPHISEEFWYYYLKKYKGREKGNKIKNVKKKEKVAKQICYFCNSRSLLFYAKWPSLFQIKNNEKSANISIRINNKHITYIKNNSESSKQNIIEQSTNMIKDSIDKEIKKGKKIVNIINVPDKLINFVIV